The following are from one region of the Egicoccus sp. AB-alg6-2 genome:
- a CDS encoding zinc-dependent metalloprotease, whose product MTIPSEAGTEGTSAAPPVIDEQAAMWAASLVAPRRRDDAHTVRDLRHEIQADVPDLDAAARRWSQLGHGLPPTQARVVGRLGWVRINVSSMRGAFAPLREKLSGNRALASRVVGVQIGALFGLLSTKVLGQFVLPLGGPGGGELLVVGPNVLELAERHGDLATDIRRTVVLHEITHRLQFDGNPWLGEHLRGLVQRYLADARLDRNAVRELAPRLPRLIAEVRETGTIEPLLSAVLTEEQSRIVSQAQGLMSLLEGHGNTAMYDAAAQDLIRDPQAVRDALAERHGDVTSKLLSLAGMEMKRRQYREGEQFVRGVLELGGVTALNHAFAAPDHLPQADEVADPAGWLARVRAA is encoded by the coding sequence GCCGGAACCGAGGGGACGTCTGCCGCCCCGCCGGTGATCGACGAGCAGGCCGCCATGTGGGCGGCATCCCTGGTCGCCCCCCGTCGCCGCGACGACGCCCACACGGTCCGCGACCTCCGCCACGAGATCCAGGCCGACGTACCGGACCTCGACGCGGCGGCACGCCGCTGGTCACAGCTCGGTCACGGCCTGCCCCCCACGCAGGCTCGCGTGGTGGGCCGGCTCGGCTGGGTCCGGATCAACGTGTCGAGCATGCGTGGCGCCTTCGCCCCGCTGCGCGAGAAGCTCTCGGGGAACCGGGCGCTGGCGTCGCGGGTCGTGGGGGTCCAGATCGGCGCCCTGTTCGGGTTGCTCTCGACGAAGGTGCTGGGGCAGTTCGTGCTGCCGCTCGGCGGTCCCGGCGGCGGCGAGTTGCTGGTGGTCGGGCCCAACGTGCTCGAACTCGCCGAGCGTCACGGCGACCTGGCCACCGACATCCGCCGCACCGTCGTCCTCCACGAGATCACGCACCGGTTGCAGTTCGACGGCAACCCATGGCTCGGCGAGCACCTGCGCGGGTTGGTCCAGCGCTATCTCGCCGACGCCCGCCTGGACCGCAACGCGGTCCGCGAGCTGGCACCGCGCCTGCCGCGCCTGATCGCCGAGGTGCGTGAGACCGGCACCATCGAGCCGCTGCTGTCGGCGGTGCTGACCGAGGAGCAGTCACGCATCGTCAGCCAGGCGCAGGGCCTGATGAGCCTGCTCGAGGGGCACGGCAACACCGCCATGTACGACGCCGCCGCCCAGGACCTCATCCGTGACCCCCAGGCCGTGCGCGACGCGCTGGCCGAGCGGCACGGCGACGTCACCTCCAAGCTGCTGTCGCTCGCCGGGATGGAGATGAAGCGGCGCCAGTACCGCGAGGGGGAGCAGTTCGTCCGTGGCGTGCTCGAGCTCGGGGGCGTCACCGCCCTCAACCATGCGTTCGCGGCGCCCGACCACCT